In the genome of Pseudoliparis swirei isolate HS2019 ecotype Mariana Trench chromosome 3, NWPU_hadal_v1, whole genome shotgun sequence, one region contains:
- the prdx4 gene encoding peroxiredoxin-4, with product MDSLLHTKKQLFRALCAALLLLAATCAEEGANGKNCHNYAGGHVYPGEAFRVPVSDHSLHLSKAKISKPAPHWEGTAVINGEFKEAKLSDYKGKYLVFFFYPLDFTFVCPTEIIAFSDRMHEFQAINTEVVACSVDSQFTHLAWINTPRKQGGLGQMRIPMLSDLTHQISKDYGVYLEDQGHTLRGLFIIDDKGTLRQITMNDLPVGRSVDETLRLVQAFQYTDKHGEVCPAGWKPGSDTIIPDPSGKMKYFNKLN from the exons ATGGACTCCCTTTTGCATACGAAGAAGCAGCTTTTCCGCGCGCTGTgcgccgctctcctcctcctcgccgccacATGCGCAGAGGAAGGCGCAAATGGGAAAAACTGTCACAACTACGCGGGGGGACACGTCTATCCCGGGGAGGCTTTCCGCGTGCCCGTGTCCGACCATTCCCTGCACCTCAGCAAAGCCAAGA TTTCAAAGCCGGCGCCGCACTGGGAGGGAACGGCCGTCATCAACGGTGAATTCAAGGAGGCGAAGCTGTCGGACTACAAGGGCAAAtatctcgtcttcttcttctatcctcTGGACTT cACATTTGTCTGCCCCACTGAGATCATCGCTTTCAGTGATCGCATGCACGAGTTCCAAGCCATCAATACAGAGGTGGTCGCCTGCTCCGTCGACTCCCAGTTCACCCACCTGGCCTG GATCAATACGCCCAGAAAGCAGGGTGGACTTGGACAAATGAGAATACCGATGTTATCGGACCTCACTCACCAGATTTCAAAAGATTACGGAGTCTACCTGGAGGACCAgggacacacactgag aggacTCTTCATCATTGATGACAAAGGCACCCTGAGGCAGATCACCATGAACGATCTCCCGGTGGGAAGATCCGTGGATGAGACTCTGCGGCTCGTGCAGGCCTTCCAGTACACGGACAAACACGGAGAAG TGTGTCCAGCCGGATGGAAGCCAGGCAGCGACACA ATCATTCCCGACCCTTCAGGCAAGATGAAGTATtttaataaactgaactga
- the pdha1a gene encoding pyruvate dehydrogenase E1 subunit alpha 1a — protein MLTNISHVLRVCAQRNGAAAVVSARSYADFATEASFEIKKCDVHKLDEAPATRVVMTRDEGLEYYRIMQTIRRMELKADQLYKQKIIRGFCHLYDGQEACAVGIEAGINLTDHLITAYRAHGYTYTRGGTVKEIMSELTGRRGGIAKGKGGSMHMYTKNFYGGNGIVGAQVPLGAGVALACKYLGNNELSVSLYGDGAANQGQIFETYNMAALWKLPAIFVCENNRYGMGTPVERSAASTDYYKRGDYIPGLRVDGMDVLCVREATKFAADHCRAGKGPILMELQTYRYHGHSMSDPGVSYRTREEIQEVRGKSDPISLLKDRILSNNMASVEELKEIDVSVRKEIEDAAQFATTDPEPPLEELCNHLFKNDPPMDVRSTNPWIKLKSTS, from the exons ATGCTGACCAATATCTCTCACGTGCTGAGGGTTTGTGCtcagaggaat GGAGCAGCAGCGGTCGTGTCGGCACGCTCGTATGCCGACTTCGCGACCGAGGCCAGCTTTGAAATAAAG AAATGTGACGTCCACAAGCTGGACGAGGCTCCGGCCACTCGGGTGGTGATGACTCGGGATGAGGGTCTGGAGTACTACCGCATCATGCAGACCATCAGGCGCATGGAGCTGAAGGCGGATCAGCTGTATAAACAGAAGATCATCCGAGGATTCTGCCACTTGTACGACGGCCAG GAAGCCTGTGCAGTTGGTATCGAAGCAGGAATTAATTTGACGGACCACCTGATCACCGCGTACCGCGCCCACGGCTACACGTACACCAGAGGAGGGACCGTGAAGGAGATCATGTCCGAGCTCACCG gaagaagaggcggaaTTGCCAAGGGCAAAGGAGGCTCGATGCACATGTACACCAAGAACTTCTACGGAGGGAATGGAATTGTCGGAGCTCAG GTTCCCCTGGGTGCCGGTGTGGCTCTGGCCTGCAAGTATCTGGGCAACAATGAGCTGTCGGTCAGTCTCTACGGCGACGGCGCTGCCAACCAG GGTCAGATTTTTGAAACCTATAATATGGCGGCGCTTTGGAAGCTGCCCGCCATCTTCGTCTGTGAGAACAACCGGTACGGCATGGGCACGCCGGTGGAGAGGTCTGCGGCCAGCACGGACTACTACAAGAGGGGAGACTACATTCCTGGCCTCCGG gtGGATGGGATGGATGTTCTGTGCGTTCGGGAAGCGACCAAGTTTGCAGCCGATCACTGCCGAGCTGGGAAG ggtccCATTCTCATGGAGCTTCAGACCTACCGCTACCATGGACACAGTATGAGTGACCCTGGTGTCAG cTACCGCACGCGTGAGGAGATCCAGGAGGTCCGTGGTAAGAGTGACCCCATCTCCCTGCTGAAGGACCGCATACTCAGCAACAACATGGCCAGCGTGGAGGAGCTCAAG GAGATCGACGTGTCGGTGAGGAAGGAAATCGAAGACGCCGCTCAGTTCGCCACCACGGACCCTGAACCCCCCCTGGAGGAGCTGTGCAACCACCTCTTTAAAAACGACCCGCCCATGGATGTGCGCAGCACGAACCCGTGGATCAAGCTCAAGTCCACGAGCTAA
- the zgc:153704 gene encoding lipocalin-like yields MRVLLPLLGALLCCPAVSSEVVPQADFNVQAVAGNWYLIGFATNAQWFVNRRASMNVGVAILTPTADGDLEISYSSLSADGSCWRLNHLAKKAEVPGKFTYTGWGRVNDLYMVEVKYDEYTLTHTVMRKDGNSTAVINLYGRAVDLRADLLEKFKQFSLKAGILPENIAFLPKSAECPAA; encoded by the exons ATGCGTgtcctgctgccgctgctgggaGCTCTGCTCTGCTGCCCGGCGGTGTCCTCTGAGGTCGTACCCCAGGCCGACTTCAACGTGCAGGCG GTTGCGGGGAACTGGTACCTGATTGGGTTTGCCACCAACGCCCAGTGGTTTGTGAACCGCAGAGCCAGCATGAATGTGGGCGTCGCCATTTTGaccccgactgccgacggggaCCTGGAAATATCCTACTCTAGTCTCAG CGCTGACGGCTCTTGTTGGAGACTGAACCACCTGGCGAAGAAGGCCGAGGTGCCTGGAAAGTTCACCTACACAG GCTGGGGGAGAGTGAACGACctgtacatggtggaggtcaagTACGACGAGTACACCCTGACTCACACCGTGATGAGGAAGGACGGCAATTCCACCGCGGTCATCAATCTCTACG GCCGTGCCGTGGACCTCAGAGCGGATCTGCTGGAGAAGTTCAAGCAGTTCTCCTTGAAGGCCGGCATCCTGCCCGAGAATATTGCCTTCCTTCCTAAGAGTG CCGAGTGTCCAGCTGCTTAG
- the LOC130191794 gene encoding LOW QUALITY PROTEIN: zinc finger X-chromosomal protein-like (The sequence of the model RefSeq protein was modified relative to this genomic sequence to represent the inferred CDS: deleted 1 base in 1 codon; substituted 1 base at 1 genomic stop codon): MDEDVIRLSIHSEEPKIILHGSDDGGAGGQEFVVELQETVLVSEGEGEDMAVHRFAPDELVIQDAVEDVVSEYVHCDDDDDDGGETCMMALDGDEEGVAMSDIPEDGLDTEQQDDDQDGCGDYLMISLDEVGKMVSEDGTEVTVEGAVEDQEVEKDEDGQEVIKVYIFKADSGEDDMGESVDVSDGDTESVALTESSVLREKMVYMSVGDSHHNQGNHGVLLDSTGAEDSESCENRNGAASALLHIDESDGVEDIGRQRNKTKRRSEPRQVQTAIIIGPYGQPLTVYPCMLCGKKFKSRGFLKRHTKNHHQDVLTRKKYQCTDCDFTTNKKASLHNHMEAHALSSKAPFECEMCGKEFHQQAAMFSHKLQHHHREPKSQSPTTPNKMHKCKFCDYETAEQGLLNRHLLAVHSKSFPHICVECGKGFRHPSELKKHMRTHTGEKPYSCLYCDYKSADSSNLKTHIKTKHSKEMPYKCERCFQTFSEEEELIQHGLTHEENKTHHCAHCDHKSSNSSDLKRHIISVHTKDYPHKCAICGKGFHRPSELKKHSVAHRTKKLHQCRHCNFKIADPFILSRHILSVHTKEPQQQASPERSEPKRTEAHGSPAAAPKKSAAPPPSVRAXRAAGPPGRVSAASLASSVTVVIGKGQKERRIYQCQYCDYSTGDASGFKRHVISIHTKDYPHRCDICSKGFRRPSEKNQHIIRHHKDVAQAD, encoded by the exons ATGGATGAGGATGTCATCAGACTTTCAATACATTCTGAAGAGCCTAAAATAATATTACACGGATCGG ATGACGGTGGTGCCGGCGGACAGGAGTTTGTTGTGGAGCTTCAAGAGACCGTGTTGGTGTCCGAAGGCGAGGGAGAAGACATGGCCGTTCACAGGTTTGCCCCAGACGAGCTAGTCATCCAGGACGCGGTCGAGGACGTGGTTTCCGAGTACGTGCActgcgacgacgacgacgacgacggcgGCGAAACCTGCATGATGGCTCTCGACGGGGACGAGGAAGGTGTCGCTATGAGCGACATCCCCGAAGATGGGCTGGACACAGAGCAGCAGGACGACGACCAAGATGGGTGTGGAGATTATCTCATGATATCCT TGGACGAAGTGGGAAAAATGGTATCGGAGGATGGAACGGAGGTCACGGTGGAGGGCGCTGTGGAGGACCAGGAAGTGGAGAAGGACGAAGATGGGCAGGAAGTGATAAAGGTGTACATCTTCAAGGCTGATTCTGGAGAGGATGACATGG GAGAATCGGTCGACGTCAGCgacggagacacggagagcGTGGCGTTGACGGAGTCTTCGGTGCTCCGAGAGAAGATGGTCTACATGTCGGTCGGGGATTCTCATCACAATCAAGGAAACCACG GCGTTCTGTTGGACTCAACAGGTGCGGAGGACAGCGAGAGTTGCGAGAACCGAAACGGCGCCGCCAGCGCGCTGCTGCACATCGACGAATCTGACGGGGTCGAAGACATCGGTCGACAACGCAACAAGACCAAGAGGCGGTCGGAGCCTCGCCAGGTACAGACAG ccaTCATCATCGGCCCATACGGCCAGCCTCTGACCGTCTACCCCTGCATGCTCTGTGGTAAAAAGTTCAAGTCACGAGGCTTTCTGAAGCGCCACACCAAGAACCACCACCAGGACGTCCTGACGAGGAAAAAGTACCAATGCACGGACTGCGACTTCACCACCAACAAGAAGGCCAGCCTCCACAACCACATGGAGGCGCACGCTCTGAGCAGCAAGGCGCCCTTCGAGTGCGAAATGTGCGGCAAGGAGTTCCACCAGCAGGCGGCGATGTTCTCCCACAAGCTGCAGCACCACCACCGGGAGCCCAAGAGCCAGTCGCCCACGACGCCCAACAAGATGCACAAGTGCAAGTTCTGCGACTACGAAACGGCGGAGCAGGGGCTGCTCAACCGGCACCTGCTGGCGGTCCACAGCAAGAGCTTCCCCCACATCTGCGTGGAGTGCGGCAAGGGCTTCCGGCATCCCTCGGAACTGAAGAAGCACATGCGCACGCACACGGGCGAGAAGCCGTACTCCTGCCTTTACTGCGACTACAAGTCGGCGGACTCCTCCAACCTGAAGACGCACATCAAGACGAAGCACAGCAAGGAGATGCCGTACAAGTGCGAGCGCTGTTTCCAGACCttctccgaggaggaggagctgatccAGCACGGGCTGacgcacgaggagaacaagacCCACCACTGTGCCCACTGCGACCACAAGAGCTCCAACTCCAGCGACCTGAAGCGCCACATCATCTCCGTTCACACCAAGGACTACCCGCACAAATGCGCCATCTGCGGCAAAGGCTTCCACCGGCCGTCCGAGCTGAAGAAGCACTCGGTGGCCCACCGCACCAAGAAGCTCCACCAGTGCCGGCACTGCAACTTCAAGATCGCGGACCCGTTCATCCTCAGCCGCCACATCTTGTCCGTGCACACGAAGGAGCCGCAGCAGCAGGCCTCTCCGGAACGGAGCGAGCCAAAGAGGACAGAGGCGCACGGCAGCCCCGCCGCGGCGCCCAAAAAGTCGgccgcgccgccgccgagcGTCCGG GCGTGACGCGCCGCCGGCCCGCCGGGCCGAGTCAGCGCGGCCAGCTTAGCCAGCAGCGTGACCGTCGTTATCGGCAAAGGACAAAAAGAGCGGCGGATCTACCAGTGCCAGTACTGCGACTACAGCACCGGGGACGCGTCGGGCTTCAAGCGGCACGTGATCTCCATCCACACGAAGGACTACCCGCACCGCTGCGACATCTGCTCCAAGGGCTTCCGGCGGCCCTCGGAGAAGAACCAGCACATCATACGCCACCACAAGGACGTGGCGCAGGCGGATTGA